One part of the Sardina pilchardus chromosome 5, fSarPil1.1, whole genome shotgun sequence genome encodes these proteins:
- the LOC134079637 gene encoding odorant receptor 131-2-like yields MDIANQSSEGSALVHQQMFKVELNEGPLSKLIVAILMSLLFTYINSIMFHTLLSKPVFRELPRYILFAHMLCNDTAQLLVSLLLYVLSMNVQLIPKAVCALIILLTVTTFRNAALNLAVMSLERYVAICFPLRHSEMVTQRAVGISIVFIWFFSLINISIDIIYALMENPASFKDPMFCTRQRFFLSSWQNDVFQGFNLFFFVTVTAILIFTYVNVVVAARSASAEKESAKKAHKTILLHLVQLVLCVNTFIYGTVERALAMASSSRLFMDLRYLNFLFVLILPRCLSPLIYGLRDDAVRPLFLYYVRCGTQKVKPSVTTH; encoded by the coding sequence ATGGATATTGCTAACCAGTCCAGTGAAGGCTCTGCTCTGGTGCATCAGCAAATGTTTAAGGTGGAACTGAATGAGGGCCCGCTGTCTAAACTTATTGTGGCCATTCTCATGTCCTTGCTGTTCACCTACATCAACAGCATCATGTTTCACACTCTCTTGAGTAAGCCTGTGTTTAGAGAGCTGCCTCGCTACATCCTCTTTGCCCACATGCTTTGTAATGACACAGCTCAGTTACTggtctctctgttgctctatGTTTTGTCTATGAATGTACAACTGATTCCGAAGGCTGTATGTGCACTTATCATACTTCTGACAGTGACAACTTTCCGCAACGCTGCATTGAATCTGGCTGTGATGTCGCTTGAGCGTTATGTGGCTATTTGTTTTCCACTGAGACACAGTGAGATGGTGACCCAGAGAGCTGTAGGGATTTCTATTGTGTTCATCTGGTTCTTCAGTTTAATAAATATTTCAATAGATATTATTTATGCACTGATGGAGAATCCAGCGTCTTTTAAAGATCCCATGTTTTGTACTCGAcagaggttttttttgtcatcatgGCAAAATGATGTGTTTCAGGGCTtcaatttatttttctttgtgaCTGTTACAGCCATTTTAATATTCACCTATGTTAATGTTGTGGTTGCAGCTCGATCTGCCTCAGCTGAAAAGGAATCTGCCAAGAAGGCTCATAAGACCATACTGCTTCATCTTGTTCAGTTAGTGCTCTGtgttaatacatttatttatggaACTGTAGAGAGAGCCCTGGCTATGGCCAGCAGCAGTCGTCTGTTCATGGACCTGCGATATCTGAACTTTCTCTTTGTTCTCATTCTGCCTCGGTGCCTGAGCCCCCTGATCTACGGCCTGAGAGACGATGCTGTACGCCCCTTATTCCTCTACTATGTCAGGTGTGGAACCCAAAAGGTCAAACCCTCTGTAACCACACACTAA
- the LOC134080874 gene encoding odorant receptor 131-2-like: METFNQSSVVVPLVHQQVFTVEMNEGRITKTVVAIVMCLLFICINSIMFHTLLSKPVFRELPRYILFAHMLCSDTVQLMLASLLYMLALSLQKIPKAVCSLIILMSSATARVSALNLGVMSLERYAAICFPLRHSELATQKMTALSIAILWSLACLSPAIDILYALILSPVSFRNLIFCTRERFILAPWQRDMFQGLNGFFFVAVTAIIIFTYISVILAARSASADKDSAKKALRTVLLHLGQLVLCLNSLLYGTIERALAMTSSSRLFRDLRYANFLFVYILPRCLSPLIYGLRDDAVRSLFLYYVRCGTQKVQPSVTAH; encoded by the coding sequence ATGGAAACCTTCAATCAATCCAGTGTAGTAGTACCACTAGTACATCAGCAAGTATTTACGGTTGAAATGAATGAGGGGCGAATTACTAAAACTGTTGTGGCCATTGTCATGTGCCTGCTTTTCATCTGCATCAACAGCATCATGTTTCACACTCTCTTGAGTAAGCCGGTGTTTAGAGAGCTGCCTCGCTATATCCTCTTTGCCCACATGCTCTGCAGCGACACAGTTCAGCTGATGCTAGCCTCGTTGCTCTATATGTTGGCTTTAAGTTTGCAGAAGATTCCTAaggctgtgtgttcactgatcATTCTCATGTCCTCAGCCACAGCTCGTGTTTCTGCTCTGAACCTGGGTGTGATGTCTCTGGAACGTTATGCGGCTATTTGTTTCCCTTTACGCCACAGTGAGTTGGCCACTCAGAAAATGACTGCTCTATCGATTGCCATACTTTGGTCCTTAGCTTGTCTAAGTCCTGCAATAGATATCTTATATGCACTGATACTGAGTCCTGTTTCCTTTAGAAATCTCATATTCTGTACTAGAGAGAGATTTATTTTGGCACCATGGCAGAGAGATATGTTTCAAGGTCTCAATGGGTTTTTctttgtggctgtaacagccaTTATCATCTTCACATATATCAGTGTTATACTTGCGGCTCGATCTGCTTCAGCGGATAAAGACTCTGCTAAGAAAGCTTTGAGAACAGTCCTCCTGCACCTTGGTCAGTTAGTTCTTTGTCTGAACAGCCTGTTGTATGGAACCATAGAGAGGGCATTGGCTATGACCAGCAGTAGTCGCCTGTTTCGTGACCTTCGATACGCAAATTTTCTCTTTGTCTATATTCTGCCTCGGTGCCTGAGCCCCCTGATCTATGGCCTGAGAGACGATGCTGTTCGATCCTTATTCCTTTACTATGTCAGGTGTGGAACTCAAAAGGTCCAGCCCTCTGTAACTGCACACTGA
- the LOC134080875 gene encoding odorant receptor 131-2-like — translation MTNQSNEGSPLVHQQMFKVELNEGPLSKLIVAILMSLLFTCINIIMFHILLSKPVFRELPRYILFAHMLCNDSVQLMVSMLLYVLSLNVQLIPKATCALILLVAVTTFFNAALNLAVMSLERYVAICFPLRHSEMATQRAAGISIVFIWFFSIINISIDMIYTLIIDPGSFKDPMFCTQQRFFLSAWQKDVFHGFNLFFFLTVTAILIFTYINVVLAARSASAEKESAKKAQKTILLHLVQLVLCVNTFIYGTIERALAMTSSSRLFMDLRYLNFLFVIILPRCLSPLIYGLRDDAVRPLFLYYVRCGTQKVKPSVTKHL, via the coding sequence ATGACTAATCAATCAAATGAAGGCTCTCCACTGGTGCATCAGCAAATGTTTAAGGTGGAACTGAATGAGGGCCCGCTGTCTAAACTTATTGTGGCCATTCTTATGTCCCTGCTGTTCACctgcatcaacatcatcatgTTTCACATTCTATTGAGTAAGCCTGTGTTTAGAGAGCTGCCTCGCTATATCCTCTTTGCCCACATGCTCTGTAATGATAGTGTTCAGTTAATGGTCTCCATGTTGCTCTATGTTTTGTCCTTGAACGTACAACTGATTCCTAAGGCCACCTGTGCACTGATCTTGTTAGTAGCAGTGACAACATTTTTTAATGCTGCTTTGAATCTGGCTGTGATGTCGCTCGAGCGTTATGTGGCTATTTGTTTTCCACTAAGACACAGTGAGATGGCGACCCAGAGAGCTGCAGGGATTTCTATTGTGTTCATCTGGTTCTTCAGTATAATAAATATTTCAATAGATATGATTTATACATTGATCATCGATCCAGGGTCTTTTAAAGATCCCATGTTTTGTACTCAGcagaggttttttttgtcaGCATGGCAAAAAGATGTGTTTCATGGCTtcaatttatttttctttctgacGGTAACAGCCATTTTAATTTTCACCTACATTAATGTTGTGCTTGCAGCTCGATCTGCCTCAGCTGAAAAGGAATCTGCTAAGAAAGCTCAGAAGACCATACTGCTTCATCTTGTTCAGTTAGTGCTCTGTgtgaacacatttatttatggAACTATAGAGAGAGCCCTGGCTATGACCAGCAGCAGCCGTCTGTTCATGGACCTGCGCTACCTGAACTTTCTCTTTGTTATCATTCTGCCTCGGTGCCTGAGCCCCCTGATCTACGGCCTGAGAGACGATGCTGTACGCCCCTTATTCCTCTACTATGTCAGGTGTGGAACCCAAAAGGTCAAACCCTCTGTAACCAAACACCTATga